CCCAGTGATGCGAAACCTCCAGCTCAGCGGGAGTATGAAACTGTAGGCTATGTAATTAAAGGTCGAGCTGAGTTACACATTGAGGGTCAAATGATTTTGCTGGAGTCAGGAGACTCTTGGGTTGTACCTAAAGGTTCATCCCATACTTACAAAATTCTAGAACCATTCACAGCAGTTGAAGCAACCAGTCCCCCTTCCCAAGTACATGGGCGCGATGAAGAGTAAAATTACTCTCTTTCCATCCAAAGAATACTTATTGAGACAGGAGTATTTAGTCGAAGCGTCCCTAGAAAGGTAACAAGTATTGAGTGAAATGGTATAATCTGACTCACCGAATACTGTTGGAAAGCGCGTAATAATTGCTACAAATTGATCGAGCCGCTGCTTGCAGAGTAGCGGCTTTGTTTCTGTGCCCATTCTCAAGCTTGTAAAGGCTTGCTCGAGTTTAGTGTCTGCCAATAAGGCTTGAGCAGCTTCCACTTGCCCTTGCCACAGCAATGTTTCCGCCTGATTGAGTCGTTTAAGGGAACCGTCTACATGCAAGTTTTCTATCAAATGAAACCAATCGAGTACCTCAGGTCGCTGCGTGTTTAGAGCCAAGTGGTTGATGATGTTCCAAATGCCATCATGCCCATCCCCTAGACAAGTAGTACCACTGCCAATGCGTTGAAGGTTGACCCAATCAATCACAAGCGCATTCCGCCCAAACGAGGCAAACCGATCCTTGTTCGTGCAAACACACTTTTTTGTAGCCTTTCCAGGTACAGGTTTCTCCTTTAATCTTGAATAATATCAAATCCGGTTGATTGCCCATGATTTGGCAGCCCTCACCCCGCCTCCGGCACCCCTCTCCCAAGCTTGGGAGAGGGGCAAGGGGTGAGGGCGAGATTTTACAGTCATTTAAGCGGATTTGATATAAGAAACAATCGGTTTAGTAGGAGCTAGTTGATAGTTCCGTTTACTCTGTCTCTGGTGCAAAAACTACCAAGTTGGATCGACAAACAAATTAATAGTTAAGTGCGATCGCCCTGGTGGCACTGCTGTAATACAAGCGCGGATGGTATTTCCCTCCTCTACTTCCACCTCACAGGCATAACACGAACCCATTTGACATCCAGTAGGAATCAAAACCCCAGCGCGTTCAGCTACATCCAACAGTGGCTCTCCCACCTCTGCCTCAACAGTCACATCATCCGGTAAAAAATGCACGCTAACGCCCATCATTTCCACCTAAAGATGACAAAATTGCTGTTAGATCCAAATATGCATCAACCTTAGCTGCTAAGGAGTCCAGGACAGCTTCTCGTTGTTCGCGGTAGTTGGGAACACCTGTTGGTAGAGACTTAAGCCCTCGTTGTTGACGTAAGCGATTCAACCAAGCACGTCGCCAAGGACCATTATCAAAAATTCCATGCAGATAAGTACCCCAGACTAATTGAGAACCATCCACGATGCCTAAACCGGAATCGTCAAACAGAGCTTGGTATGTGTTTGCTTGTGGAGTTGGCGATTCTACTAAGCGCGATCGACCCTGATGAATTTCATACCCCATGACTGGCAAACCTACTTGAGGAAAGTTAGATGTCACTTGCCGTTGTCGGGCAATTTTATGACCCACGATCACGGTTCTAATTGGTAATAGTCCCAATCCCTGATAACGTCCCGCTTCACCCTCTATGCCCTCTGGATCGGCGAGTTGCTGACCCAGCATTTGGAAACCACCGCAGATTCCTAAGACAGTGCCGCCTGCGGATGCGTAGTTTTTAATCGCTTCTGCCATGCCACTTTTGTGCAGCACTAGCAAGTCAGCAATCGTTGTTTTGGAGCCTGGGATAATAACGGCGTCTGGGTGCCCCAAATCTTGCTTTGGAGAGAGGTATTTCACTTTTATACTGGGCTCTGCTTCCAGCGGGTCAAAGTCTGTAAAGTTAGAAATCCGAGGTAAGCGGATCACAGCGATATTAATCTCAGAATGAGATTTAGCTGATTTGCCATCAAGCAAGTCAAGCGAGTCCTCTGCTGGAAAAATTTGCTCAATCCAGGGAATAACACCGACCACTGGGATTCCAGTGCGTTTTTCCAACCATGTGATGCCTGGTTCCAGAAGCGATCGCTGCCCCCGAAACTTATTAATAACTACGCCGCGAATTAAGGCTCTTTCCTCTGGTTCTAGCAACTCCAGAGTTCCCACCACATGGGCAAAAGCACCACCCCGATCAATATCAACTACCAGCAAGGTTGGGGCATTCAAATATTTCGCCACCCGCATATTGGTTAAGTCGCGGTGCTTGAGGTTAATCTCTGCTGGACTACCTGCTCCTTCACAAACAATTAGATCGAATTCTGCCGCTAACTGACTCAACGATTCCTCAATTAC
This window of the Chroococcidiopsis sp. CCMEE 29 genome carries:
- a CDS encoding cupin domain-containing protein, producing MSDTSVKKVASAYSPKGEMGQKYLASGKSLSMRLWEDEQPSDAKPPAQREYETVGYVIKGRAELHIEGQMILLESGDSWVVPKGSSHTYKILEPFTAVEATSPPSQVHGRDEE
- a CDS encoding 2Fe-2S iron-sulfur cluster-binding protein, with translation MGVSVHFLPDDVTVEAEVGEPLLDVAERAGVLIPTGCQMGSCYACEVEVEEGNTIRACITAVPPGRSHLTINLFVDPTW
- the cobQ gene encoding cobyric acid synthase CobQ, which gives rise to MKSIMVVGTTSHAGKSLLTAAICRILARRGWRVAPFKGQNMALNSYVTTSGGEIGYAQAVQAWAAGVLPLVEMNPILLKPQGDMTSQVILKGKAVGKVSAADYYEKYFDLGWRVIEESLSQLAAEFDLIVCEGAGSPAEINLKHRDLTNMRVAKYLNAPTLLVVDIDRGGAFAHVVGTLELLEPEERALIRGVVINKFRGQRSLLEPGITWLEKRTGIPVVGVIPWIEQIFPAEDSLDLLDGKSAKSHSEINIAVIRLPRISNFTDFDPLEAEPSIKVKYLSPKQDLGHPDAVIIPGSKTTIADLLVLHKSGMAEAIKNYASAGGTVLGICGGFQMLGQQLADPEGIEGEAGRYQGLGLLPIRTVIVGHKIARQRQVTSNFPQVGLPVMGYEIHQGRSRLVESPTPQANTYQALFDDSGLGIVDGSQLVWGTYLHGIFDNGPWRRAWLNRLRQQRGLKSLPTGVPNYREQREAVLDSLAAKVDAYLDLTAILSSLGGNDGR